In a single window of the Elaeis guineensis isolate ETL-2024a chromosome 8, EG11, whole genome shotgun sequence genome:
- the LOC105033578 gene encoding uncharacterized protein yields the protein MYERIKVIRHLTLALDGGYNTNPLFSDRIIQKPLLLNFKMPRLESYHGITDPVNHLESFKSLMLIHGVTDATLYHTFSSTLKGTTKYWYTSLKPWMIHSFDQMSQLFVGHFVSSWRQQKESNSLMNVKQREGKSIISYLDCFNTVILEVRNLDQSITMAVLKDGLLKNDLYYSLEKTYARDFADMLARVEKYARTDEAFEGDPQVILVEEKREERLECPPRSQQHPHSPPRCRRSRTPP from the coding sequence ATGTATGAGCGGATCAAGGTGATCCGTCACCTGACACTGGCTCTTGACGGTGGGTACAACACTAACCCACTGTTCAGTGATCGAATAATACAAAAGCCGCTCCTCCTAAACTTCAAAATGCCACGGCTTGAGAGCTATCATGGGATCACTGATCCTGTGAACCATCTGGAGAGTTTCAAGTCTCTGATGCTCATCCATGGGGTAACCGATGCTACTCTCTACCATACCTtttcatctactttgaagggtaCAACCAAGTATTGGTATACCAGTTTGAAGCCTTGGATGATCcattcttttgatcagatgagccagctATTTGTTGGTCATTTTGTGAGTAGTTGGAGACAGCAAAAAGAATCAAACTCTCTAATGAATGTGAAGCAGAGAGAAGGAAAGTCCATCATATCTTATCTCGATTGTTTTAATACGGTCATACTGGAAGTGCGCAACTTAGATCAATCAATTACGATGGCTGTCCTAAAGGATGGATTACTGAAGAACGATCTTTATTATTCTTTAGAGAAGACCTATGCTCGAGACTTTGCCGATATGCTGGCCCGAGTGGAGAAATATGCTAGGACAGATGAGGCATTCGAAGGTGATCCCCAAGTGATTCTTGTTGAAGAGAAGAGGGAAGAAAGGCTGGAGTGTCCCCCAAGGAGTCAGCAGCACCCTCATTCTCCTCCTAGATGTCGAAGATCCCGAACTCCCCCATGA